The proteins below are encoded in one region of Zootoca vivipara chromosome 10, rZooViv1.1, whole genome shotgun sequence:
- the KMT2E gene encoding inactive histone-lysine N-methyltransferase 2E isoform X2 produces the protein MSIVVPLGVDTAETSYLEMAAGSEPESVEASPVVVEKSNYPHQLYNSSSHHSHSYIGLPYADHNYGARPPPTPPASPPPSVLISKNEVGIYTAPNFDETSSATTISTSEDGSYGTDITRCICGFTHDDGYMICCDKCSVWQHIDCMGIDRQHIPDIYLCERCQPRNLDKERAILLQRRKRENMSDIRLLWGLNEEEENQVCHLELLGGKDGDTSATESGDEVPVELYTAFQHTPTTITLTATRVTKVTDKKRKKSGEKEQNITKCKKAFREGSRKSSRVKGSAPEIDPSESSNFGWETKIKAWMDRYEEANNNQYSEGVQREAQRIALRLGNGDDKKEVITSNSVFKPPVESYIQKNKKILKAAKDLPPDALIIEYRGKFMLREQFEANGYFFKRPYPFVLFYSKFHGLEMCVDARTFGNEARFIRRSCTPNAEVRHAIEEGTIHLYIYSIQNIPKGTEITIAFDFDYGNCKYKVDCACLKENPECPVLKRGSEPTENINTGYDTRRKKGRKERDASKEKETQNQNITLDCEGAATKTKFPDNRQRKLSPLRLSISNNQEPDFIDDIEEKTPISNEVEMESEEQIAERKRKLTREERKMEAILQAFARLEKREKRREQALERISTAKTEIKPECKETQIINETEFVQEPAKEETATKPTPAKVNRTKQRKSFSRSRTHIGQQRRRHRTVSMCSDIQPSSPDVEVSSQHNEPENTALSAEPETETTVAEIVPEPEPPALNKCPPKYPKTKKGTHSLQLTFLDQKDGKGWTQICEHLVSEWLSEKNEKTGKPTDSLSERTLRITTDPEVLATQLNSLPGLTYSPHVYTTPKHYIRFTSPFLSEKRRRKEPVENIGSCKKRWLKQALEEENTTAVDRFNSPSHERSRSPTVNGESRSPLLLNDSCSLSDLTTPLKKRRVYQLSDSAYSETSTPIPSPYATPTHADLSASDPLLFATPPRIKAEDETCRNGYKPIYSPVTPVIPCVHGNAMHFENISSPESSPEVKRRTYNQEGYDRSSSAMLALNPFRNSNLTEMCLQEIKTIGYSSPRNRTDGARQCSGENETASDLQLGLEAIEQSALHKTLDNTCHDRTDASSQLETAHCGRGTVYPTWVKSPDRTGVNFSMNSNLRDLTPSHQLEVGGGFRINESKCLIPDDARGGMFMETPVFCTSEDGLAAGFGRTVSSDSLMDGNCTPQNPPQKKKVSLLEYRKRQREARKSGSKAESFPLLTISPHSAGGGNNGGSADGYNSSENGEPVEQEHTASLPLPLPATDYSTTSEETENSSSSKEASSEKNDPEVQWTASTSVEQVRERSYQRALLLSDHRKDKDSDPENPEPTSECPSPDTSMKACKSPLKVSKTSSPSPVAPVQSLGKTPIKQDAQGETTADAPEAENTTHPKPDQPQKPLANNAEALSKNHQPHSRSAADQLSQKLPSVPLKLHCPPSPQVENPPKPSTPHTPVQHGYLSPKPPSQQLGSPCRPHHPQSPQVGTPQRDTHRSFYAATQSLQPSTQQQPSGTLFPQTSSVSYSQFHQQNVNASAPPPPPPPPPSSTYYQNQQAPSGNFQNYSQLKSSIPPQQTVFPSGPNQALAGTTCQQPVSGHHVTSGHFLPSQNPSIHHQTPAVGAPPPPPPPPPAPGSHLVQQPSSHQQHAVAHVVGPVHAVAVAPGSHIHSQAAGHHLPPPPPPPGPLPHHHPTHPTTGHQGLQAQHQHVVNSAPPPPPPPPPATVLGSGHHTASAQGLHHASHQGPPLFPSSAHSTVTSYPSQPHHTPLGPGPQHQPAGTGPHCPLPGQGPHIQPQGPSSIPTPTASGFCPHPGSVSLPHGVQGPQQASPVPGQIPIHRAQVPPTFQNNYHGSGWH, from the exons ATGAGCATAGTGGTCCCGTTGGGGGTTGACACAGCGGAAACTTCATATTTGGAAATGGCTGCAGGCTCAGA ACCTGAATCTGTAGAAGCTAGCCCTGTGGTAGTTGAGAAGTCAAACTATCCACACCAGCTATATAACAGCAGTTCTCATCATTCACACAGTTATATTGGTTTGCCTTATGCg GACCATAACTATGGTGCTCGCCCTCCTCCAACACCTCCAGCGTCTCCTCCTCCATCAGTTCTTATAAGCAAGAATGAAGTAGGCATATATACTGCTCCAAATTTTGATGAGACCTCCAGTGCTACTACTATCAGCACTTCTGAGGATGGAAGCTATGGAACTGATATAACCAGGTGCATTTGTGGATTTACACATGATGATGGATATATGATCTGTTGTGACAAATGCAG tGTTTGGCAGCACATTGATTGCATGGGGATCGACAGGCAGCATATTCCTGACATATACCTGTGTGAACGTTGTCAACCTAG GAACTTAGATAAAGAGAGGGCAATATTGCTGCAGCGTAGAAAAAGGGAAAATATGTCAG Atataaggttgttgtggggattaaatgaggaggaggagaaccaagtgtgtcaccttgagctccttggaggaaaag atgggGATACCAGCGCAACAGAAAGTGGCGATGAAGTTCCTGTAGAACTATATACTGCTTTTCAACATACACCAACTACAATTACTCTGACTGCTACACGAGTTACCAAGGTCACAGATAAGAAACGGAAAAAAAGTGGGGAGAAAGAACAAAACATCACAAAATGTAAAAAG GCTTTTCGTGAAGGTTCTAGGAAGTCTTCAAGAGTAAAG GGCTCAGCTCCGGAGATTGATCCTTCTGAAAGTTCCAACTTTGGATGGGAAACTAAAATCAAGGCATGGATGGATCGTTATGAAGAAGCAAACAACAACCAGTACAGCGAAGGTGTTCAAAGAGAGGCACAAAGAATAGCTTTGAGATTAGGAAACGGAGATGACAAAAAAGAAGTGATCACCAGCAACTCAGTTTTCAAACCTCCAGTAGAG AGCTATAttcaaaaaaataagaaaatcctAAAAGCTGCCAAAGACTTGCCTCCAGATGCACTTATTATTGAATATCGAGGAAAGTTCATGCTGAGAGAACAATTTGAAGCTAATGGATATTTCTTTAAGAG GCCATACCCGtttgttctattctattctaaattcCACGGGCTAGAAATGTGTGTAGATGCAAGAACCTTTGGGAATGAAGCTCGATTTATCAGACGTTCTTGTACGCCTAATGCTGAG GTTAGACATGCAATTGAAGAAGGAACCATTCATCTTTATATCTACTCcatccaaaacattccaaagGGAACAGAAATAACTATTGCATTCGATTTTGATTATGGAAACTG caaATACAAAGTGGACTGTGCTTGTTTGAAAGAAAATCCTGAATGCCCAGTACTTAAGCGAGGCTCTGAACCTACAGAAAACATAAATACTGGATATGATACTAGAAGAAAAAAGGGCAGAAAGGAGAGGGATGCTTCCAAAGAGAAGGAGACTCAAAACCAGAACATCACCTTGGATTGTGAAGGAGCAGCCACCAAAACCAAGTTTCCAGACAACAGACAGAGAAAGCTTTCTCCCCTAAGGCTATCAATCTCAAATAATCAG GAGCCAGATTTTATTGATGATATAGAAGAAAAAACTCCTATTAGCAATGAAGTAGAAATGGAATCAGAGGAGCAGAttgcagaaaggaaaaggaagctg ACCAGAGAAGAACGGAAAATGGAAGCCATTCTTCAAGCTTTTGCCAGgctagaaaaaagagaaaaaagaagagagcAGGCTTTGGAAAGAATCAGTACAGCTAAAACTGAAATTAAACCTGAATGCAAGGAAACGCAGATCATAAATGAAACAGAATTTGTACAG GAACCAGCAAAAGAGGAAACTGCCACTAAGCCAACCCCTGCCAAAGTCAATAGGACAAAACAGAGAAAAAGTTTCTCTCGGAGTAGAACTCATATCGGACAGCAGCGGAGAAGGCACAGGACTGTTAGCATGTGTTCAGATATTCAACCATCCTCTCCTGATGTGGAAGTTAGTTCACAGCACAATGAGCCTGAAAACACTGCACTTTCAGCTGAGCCTGAAACTGAGACAACTGTTGCTGAAATAGTTCCTGAACCAGAACCCCCAGCACTTAACAAATGCCCTCCTAAATATCCTAAAACAAAAAAG GGAACACATTCCTTGCAGCTCACATTCCTTGACCAGAAGGATGGGAAGGGCTGGACACAAATTTGTGAG CACTTGGTGAGTGAGTGGTTAAGTGAGAAGAATGAGAAGACAGGAAAACCGACGGACAGCCTTTCAGAAAGGACCCTGCGTATAACGACAGATCCTGAGGTTTTGGCTACACAGCTGAATTCTTTGCCCGGTCTCACCTACAGCCCACATGTATATACTACTCCTAAGCACTATATTCGTTTTACATCACCATTCCTTTCGGAAAAGAGGCGCAGAAAAGAACCTGTGGAAAACATTGGCTCTTGCAAGAAG cgttgGTTGAAGCAAGCTCTGGAAGAAGAAAACACAACAGCTGTAGATAGGTTTAATTCACCATCTCATGAAAGATCTAGAAGTCCCACAGTCAATGGTGAAAGTAGAAGTCCCTTGTTATTAAATGACAGTTGTTCCTTATCAG ACCTCACAACACCGCTAAAAAAACGAAGAGTCTATCAGCTGTCGGATTCTGCCTATTCAGAAACCTCTACACCTATTCCTTCTCCATATGCCACACCAACCCATGCTGATCTCTCTGCCTCAGATCCATTGCTGTTTGCAACTCCTCCTAGAATAAAAGCAGAAGATGAAACCTGTAGGAATGGTTATAAGCCCATTTACTCACCTGTTACGCCAGTGATTCCATGTGTACATGGAAATGCAATGCACTTTGAG AATATTTCTTCACCTGAAAGTTCCCCAGAAGTTAAGAGGCGAACGTATAATCAAGAG GGATATGACCGGTCATCATCAGCAATGCTAGCACTCAACCCTTTCAGAAATTCCAATCTAACAGAAATGTGCCTGCAAGAAATAAAGACTATTGGATATTCCAGTCCAAGAAATAGGACTGATGGTGCCAGGCAATGCTCCGGAGAAAATGAAACGGCCTCAGACCTTCAGTTGGGACTTGAAGCAATTGAGCAAAGTGCACTGCATAAAACTCTGGACAACACCTGCCATGATAGGACTGATGCTAGCAGCCAGCTGGAAACTGCTCACTGTGGACGGGGAACAGTTTATCCGACTTGGGTAAAGAGTCCCGACAGGACAGGTGTAAATTTCTCAATGAATTCTAATCTGAGGGACTTAACTCCTTCACACCAGCTGGAGGTGGGAGGTGGATTCCGAATAAACGAATCAAAGTGCCTGATTCCAGATGATGCCAGAGGTGGCATGTTCATGGAAACACCTGTTTTTTGTACTTCTGAAGATGGACTTGCAGCTGGCTTTGGAAGAACTGTCAGTAGTGACAGCTTGATGGACGGAAATTGCACACCCCAGAATCCTCCACAAAAGAAAAAG GTGTCGCTTCTAGAATACCGCAAGAGGCAACGAGAAGCCAGAAAAAGCGGCTCCAAGGCAGAAAGCTTTCCCCTTCTAACCATATCGCCACACTCTGCTGGTGGAGGAAACAACGGCGGTTCTGCTGACGGGTATAACAGCAGCGAGAACGGGGAGCCAGTTGAGCAGGAGCACACGGCTAGCCTCCCTTTACCATTGCCAGCCACCGATTATAGCACCACTTCAGAAGAAACAGAAAACTCCTCTTCATCAAAAGAAGCTTCAAGCGAGAAGAACGATCCAGAAGTTCAGTG GACTGCTTCAACTTCAGTGGAGCAAGTGAGGGAACGAAGTTATCAGAGAGCTCTGCTTCTTAGTGATCATAGGAAAGACAAGGACTCTG ATCCTGAAAATCCTGAGCCCACAAGTGAATGTCCGTCCCCAGATACTTCTATGAAGGCTTGCAAGAGTCCTTTAAAAGTGAGCAAG ACTTCTTCACCAAGTCCTGTAGCTCCTGTCCAATCGCTTGGGAAAACACCCATAAAACAGGATGCCCAGGGGGAGACTACAGCAGATGCTCCAGAGGCAGAGAACACAACTCACCCCAAACCTGACCAACCACAGAAGCCGCTGGCAAATAATGCCGAAGCACTTTCAAAAAACCACCAGCCCCATTCGCGCAGCGCAGCAGATCAACTCTCGCAGAAGCTGCCTTCTGTACCATTGAAGCTACACTGTCCCCCTTCACCCCAGGTAGAGAACCCTCCCAAACCCTCTACTCCCCACACACCTGTTCAACACGGCTACCTTTCACCAAAGCCCCCTTCACAACAATTAGGATCGCCCTGCAGACCTCACCATCCTCAGTCACCTCAAGTGGGAACGCCTCAAAGAGACACTCACAGAAGTTTCTATGCGGCGACGCAAAGCCTTCAGCCTAGTACCCAGCAGCAACCCAGCGGAACGCTGTTTCCCCAAACATCTTCGGTCTCTTACAGCCAGTTTCACCAACAAAATGTGAACGCTAGTGCCCCGcctcctcccccgcctcctcccccttcctctaCTTATTATCAAAACCAGCAAGCCCCCTCAGGAAACTTTCAAAATTACAGTCAGTTAAAAAGTAGCATACCACCCCAACAAACTGTGTTTCCCTCTGGACCAAACCAAGCACTTGCGGGCACAACATGCCAGCAGCCGGTTTCAGGGCACCATGTAACCAGTGGGCATTTTTTGCCATCTCAGAACCCCAGTATTCACCACCAGACTCCAGCTGTCGGGGCTCCGCCGCCCCCCCCACCACCGCCACCTGCTCCAGGATCCCATCTTGTGCAGCAGCCAAGTTCTCATCAGCAGCATGCCGTGGCCCACGTCGTGGGCCCCGTGCACGCAGTCGCTGTGGCTCCGGGGTCACACATCCATTCTCAAGCTGCCGGTCACCATCTGCCGCCGCCTCCACCGCCGCCTGGTCCCCTTCCTCACCATCATCCGACTCACCCCACCACAGGTCACCAAGGTTTGCAAGCACAACACCAGCACGTAGTCAATTCGGCTCCGCCTCctccaccgccgccgccacctgcCACCGTTTTAGGCTCTGGGCATCACACGGCATCGGCGCAAGGATTGCACCATGCATCTCACCAGGGCCCCCCACTTTTCCCCTCCAGCGCTCATTCAACAGTCACTTCCTACCCCTCGCAGCCTCATCATACACCTTTGGGACCTGGACCTCAGCATCAGCCTGCTGGCACGGGACCTCACTGCCCACTCCCAGGTCAGGGTCCTCACATCCAGCCTCAAGGACCAAGCAGTATTCCAACACCTACCGCTTCCGGGTTCTGTCCTCATCCTGGCTCTGTATCCCTTCCTCACGGTGTGCAAGGACCTCAGCAGGCATCTCCGGTGCCTGGGCAAATACCTATTCACAGAGCACAGGTGCCACCAACTTTTCAAAACAATTATCATGGGTCAGGGTGGCATTAA
- the KMT2E gene encoding inactive histone-lysine N-methyltransferase 2E isoform X4 produces the protein MSIVVPLGVDTAETSYLEMAAGSEPESVEASPVVVEKSNYPHQLYNSSSHHSHSYIGLPYADHNYGARPPPTPPASPPPSVLISKNEVGIYTAPNFDETSSATTISTSEDGSYGTDITRCICGFTHDDGYMICCDKCSVWQHIDCMGIDRQHIPDIYLCERCQPRNLDKERAILLQRRKRENMSDIRLLWGLNEEEENQVCHLELLGGKDGDTSATESGDEVPVELYTAFQHTPTTITLTATRVTKVTDKKRKKSGEKEQNITKCKKAFREGSRKSSRVKGSAPEIDPSESSNFGWETKIKAWMDRYEEANNNQYSEGVQREAQRIALRLGNGDDKKEVITSNSVFKPPVESYIQKNKKILKAAKDLPPDALIIEYRGKFMLREQFEANGYFFKRPYPFVLFYSKFHGLEMCVDARTFGNEARFIRRSCTPNAEVRHAIEEGTIHLYIYSIQNIPKGTEITIAFDFDYGNCKYKVDCACLKENPECPVLKRGSEPTENINTGYDTRRKKGRKERDASKEKETQNQNITLDCEGAATKTKFPDNRQRKLSPLRLSISNNQTREERKMEAILQAFARLEKREKRREQALERISTAKTEIKPECKETQIINETEFVQEPAKEETATKPTPAKVNRTKQRKSFSRSRTHIGQQRRRHRTVSMCSDIQPSSPDVEVSSQHNEPENTALSAEPETETTVAEIVPEPEPPALNKCPPKYPKTKKELPSYLGEVNAMTFRGTHSLQLTFLDQKDGKGWTQICEHLVSEWLSEKNEKTGKPTDSLSERTLRITTDPEVLATQLNSLPGLTYSPHVYTTPKHYIRFTSPFLSEKRRRKEPVENIGSCKKRWLKQALEEENTTAVDRFNSPSHERSRSPTVNGESRSPLLLNDSCSLSDLTTPLKKRRVYQLSDSAYSETSTPIPSPYATPTHADLSASDPLLFATPPRIKAEDETCRNGYKPIYSPVTPVIPCVHGNAMHFENISSPESSPEVKRRTYNQEGYDRSSSAMLALNPFRNSNLTEMCLQEIKTIGYSSPRNRTDGARQCSGENETASDLQLGLEAIEQSALHKTLDNTCHDRTDASSQLETAHCGRGTVYPTWVKSPDRTGVNFSMNSNLRDLTPSHQLEVGGGFRINESKCLIPDDARGGMFMETPVFCTSEDGLAAGFGRTVSSDSLMDGNCTPQNPPQKKKVSLLEYRKRQREARKSGSKAESFPLLTISPHSAGGGNNGGSADGYNSSENGEPVEQEHTASLPLPLPATDYSTTSEETENSSSSKEASSEKNDPEVQWTASTSVEQVRERSYQRALLLSDHRKDKDSDPENPEPTSECPSPDTSMKACKSPLKVSKTSSPSPVAPVQSLGKTPIKQDAQGETTADAPEAENTTHPKPDQPQKPLANNAEALSKNHQPHSRSAADQLSQKLPSVPLKLHCPPSPQVENPPKPSTPHTPVQHGYLSPKPPSQQLGSPCRPHHPQSPQVGTPQRDTHRSFYAATQSLQPSTQQQPSGTLFPQTSSVSYSQFHQQNVNASAPPPPPPPPPSSTYYQNQQAPSGNFQNYSQLKSSIPPQQTVFPSGPNQALAGTTCQQPVSGHHVTSGHFLPSQNPSIHHQTPAVGAPPPPPPPPPAPGSHLVQQPSSHQQHAVAHVVGPVHAVAVAPGSHIHSQAAGHHLPPPPPPPGPLPHHHPTHPTTGHQGLQAQHQHVVNSAPPPPPPPPPATVLGSGHHTASAQGLHHASHQGPPLFPSSAHSTVTSYPSQPHHTPLGPGPQHQPAGTGPHCPLPGQGPHIQPQGPSSIPTPTASGFCPHPGSVSLPHGVQGPQQASPVPGQIPIHRAQVPPTFQNNYHGSGWH, from the exons ATGAGCATAGTGGTCCCGTTGGGGGTTGACACAGCGGAAACTTCATATTTGGAAATGGCTGCAGGCTCAGA ACCTGAATCTGTAGAAGCTAGCCCTGTGGTAGTTGAGAAGTCAAACTATCCACACCAGCTATATAACAGCAGTTCTCATCATTCACACAGTTATATTGGTTTGCCTTATGCg GACCATAACTATGGTGCTCGCCCTCCTCCAACACCTCCAGCGTCTCCTCCTCCATCAGTTCTTATAAGCAAGAATGAAGTAGGCATATATACTGCTCCAAATTTTGATGAGACCTCCAGTGCTACTACTATCAGCACTTCTGAGGATGGAAGCTATGGAACTGATATAACCAGGTGCATTTGTGGATTTACACATGATGATGGATATATGATCTGTTGTGACAAATGCAG tGTTTGGCAGCACATTGATTGCATGGGGATCGACAGGCAGCATATTCCTGACATATACCTGTGTGAACGTTGTCAACCTAG GAACTTAGATAAAGAGAGGGCAATATTGCTGCAGCGTAGAAAAAGGGAAAATATGTCAG Atataaggttgttgtggggattaaatgaggaggaggagaaccaagtgtgtcaccttgagctccttggaggaaaag atgggGATACCAGCGCAACAGAAAGTGGCGATGAAGTTCCTGTAGAACTATATACTGCTTTTCAACATACACCAACTACAATTACTCTGACTGCTACACGAGTTACCAAGGTCACAGATAAGAAACGGAAAAAAAGTGGGGAGAAAGAACAAAACATCACAAAATGTAAAAAG GCTTTTCGTGAAGGTTCTAGGAAGTCTTCAAGAGTAAAG GGCTCAGCTCCGGAGATTGATCCTTCTGAAAGTTCCAACTTTGGATGGGAAACTAAAATCAAGGCATGGATGGATCGTTATGAAGAAGCAAACAACAACCAGTACAGCGAAGGTGTTCAAAGAGAGGCACAAAGAATAGCTTTGAGATTAGGAAACGGAGATGACAAAAAAGAAGTGATCACCAGCAACTCAGTTTTCAAACCTCCAGTAGAG AGCTATAttcaaaaaaataagaaaatcctAAAAGCTGCCAAAGACTTGCCTCCAGATGCACTTATTATTGAATATCGAGGAAAGTTCATGCTGAGAGAACAATTTGAAGCTAATGGATATTTCTTTAAGAG GCCATACCCGtttgttctattctattctaaattcCACGGGCTAGAAATGTGTGTAGATGCAAGAACCTTTGGGAATGAAGCTCGATTTATCAGACGTTCTTGTACGCCTAATGCTGAG GTTAGACATGCAATTGAAGAAGGAACCATTCATCTTTATATCTACTCcatccaaaacattccaaagGGAACAGAAATAACTATTGCATTCGATTTTGATTATGGAAACTG caaATACAAAGTGGACTGTGCTTGTTTGAAAGAAAATCCTGAATGCCCAGTACTTAAGCGAGGCTCTGAACCTACAGAAAACATAAATACTGGATATGATACTAGAAGAAAAAAGGGCAGAAAGGAGAGGGATGCTTCCAAAGAGAAGGAGACTCAAAACCAGAACATCACCTTGGATTGTGAAGGAGCAGCCACCAAAACCAAGTTTCCAGACAACAGACAGAGAAAGCTTTCTCCCCTAAGGCTATCAATCTCAAATAATCAG ACCAGAGAAGAACGGAAAATGGAAGCCATTCTTCAAGCTTTTGCCAGgctagaaaaaagagaaaaaagaagagagcAGGCTTTGGAAAGAATCAGTACAGCTAAAACTGAAATTAAACCTGAATGCAAGGAAACGCAGATCATAAATGAAACAGAATTTGTACAG GAACCAGCAAAAGAGGAAACTGCCACTAAGCCAACCCCTGCCAAAGTCAATAGGACAAAACAGAGAAAAAGTTTCTCTCGGAGTAGAACTCATATCGGACAGCAGCGGAGAAGGCACAGGACTGTTAGCATGTGTTCAGATATTCAACCATCCTCTCCTGATGTGGAAGTTAGTTCACAGCACAATGAGCCTGAAAACACTGCACTTTCAGCTGAGCCTGAAACTGAGACAACTGTTGCTGAAATAGTTCCTGAACCAGAACCCCCAGCACTTAACAAATGCCCTCCTAAATATCCTAAAACAAAAAAG GAGTTACCCTCCTATCTAGGAGAAGTGAATGCAATGACTTTCAGG GGAACACATTCCTTGCAGCTCACATTCCTTGACCAGAAGGATGGGAAGGGCTGGACACAAATTTGTGAG CACTTGGTGAGTGAGTGGTTAAGTGAGAAGAATGAGAAGACAGGAAAACCGACGGACAGCCTTTCAGAAAGGACCCTGCGTATAACGACAGATCCTGAGGTTTTGGCTACACAGCTGAATTCTTTGCCCGGTCTCACCTACAGCCCACATGTATATACTACTCCTAAGCACTATATTCGTTTTACATCACCATTCCTTTCGGAAAAGAGGCGCAGAAAAGAACCTGTGGAAAACATTGGCTCTTGCAAGAAG cgttgGTTGAAGCAAGCTCTGGAAGAAGAAAACACAACAGCTGTAGATAGGTTTAATTCACCATCTCATGAAAGATCTAGAAGTCCCACAGTCAATGGTGAAAGTAGAAGTCCCTTGTTATTAAATGACAGTTGTTCCTTATCAG ACCTCACAACACCGCTAAAAAAACGAAGAGTCTATCAGCTGTCGGATTCTGCCTATTCAGAAACCTCTACACCTATTCCTTCTCCATATGCCACACCAACCCATGCTGATCTCTCTGCCTCAGATCCATTGCTGTTTGCAACTCCTCCTAGAATAAAAGCAGAAGATGAAACCTGTAGGAATGGTTATAAGCCCATTTACTCACCTGTTACGCCAGTGATTCCATGTGTACATGGAAATGCAATGCACTTTGAG AATATTTCTTCACCTGAAAGTTCCCCAGAAGTTAAGAGGCGAACGTATAATCAAGAG GGATATGACCGGTCATCATCAGCAATGCTAGCACTCAACCCTTTCAGAAATTCCAATCTAACAGAAATGTGCCTGCAAGAAATAAAGACTATTGGATATTCCAGTCCAAGAAATAGGACTGATGGTGCCAGGCAATGCTCCGGAGAAAATGAAACGGCCTCAGACCTTCAGTTGGGACTTGAAGCAATTGAGCAAAGTGCACTGCATAAAACTCTGGACAACACCTGCCATGATAGGACTGATGCTAGCAGCCAGCTGGAAACTGCTCACTGTGGACGGGGAACAGTTTATCCGACTTGGGTAAAGAGTCCCGACAGGACAGGTGTAAATTTCTCAATGAATTCTAATCTGAGGGACTTAACTCCTTCACACCAGCTGGAGGTGGGAGGTGGATTCCGAATAAACGAATCAAAGTGCCTGATTCCAGATGATGCCAGAGGTGGCATGTTCATGGAAACACCTGTTTTTTGTACTTCTGAAGATGGACTTGCAGCTGGCTTTGGAAGAACTGTCAGTAGTGACAGCTTGATGGACGGAAATTGCACACCCCAGAATCCTCCACAAAAGAAAAAG GTGTCGCTTCTAGAATACCGCAAGAGGCAACGAGAAGCCAGAAAAAGCGGCTCCAAGGCAGAAAGCTTTCCCCTTCTAACCATATCGCCACACTCTGCTGGTGGAGGAAACAACGGCGGTTCTGCTGACGGGTATAACAGCAGCGAGAACGGGGAGCCAGTTGAGCAGGAGCACACGGCTAGCCTCCCTTTACCATTGCCAGCCACCGATTATAGCACCACTTCAGAAGAAACAGAAAACTCCTCTTCATCAAAAGAAGCTTCAAGCGAGAAGAACGATCCAGAAGTTCAGTG GACTGCTTCAACTTCAGTGGAGCAAGTGAGGGAACGAAGTTATCAGAGAGCTCTGCTTCTTAGTGATCATAGGAAAGACAAGGACTCTG ATCCTGAAAATCCTGAGCCCACAAGTGAATGTCCGTCCCCAGATACTTCTATGAAGGCTTGCAAGAGTCCTTTAAAAGTGAGCAAG ACTTCTTCACCAAGTCCTGTAGCTCCTGTCCAATCGCTTGGGAAAACACCCATAAAACAGGATGCCCAGGGGGAGACTACAGCAGATGCTCCAGAGGCAGAGAACACAACTCACCCCAAACCTGACCAACCACAGAAGCCGCTGGCAAATAATGCCGAAGCACTTTCAAAAAACCACCAGCCCCATTCGCGCAGCGCAGCAGATCAACTCTCGCAGAAGCTGCCTTCTGTACCATTGAAGCTACACTGTCCCCCTTCACCCCAGGTAGAGAACCCTCCCAAACCCTCTACTCCCCACACACCTGTTCAACACGGCTACCTTTCACCAAAGCCCCCTTCACAACAATTAGGATCGCCCTGCAGACCTCACCATCCTCAGTCACCTCAAGTGGGAACGCCTCAAAGAGACACTCACAGAAGTTTCTATGCGGCGACGCAAAGCCTTCAGCCTAGTACCCAGCAGCAACCCAGCGGAACGCTGTTTCCCCAAACATCTTCGGTCTCTTACAGCCAGTTTCACCAACAAAATGTGAACGCTAGTGCCCCGcctcctcccccgcctcctcccccttcctctaCTTATTATCAAAACCAGCAAGCCCCCTCAGGAAACTTTCAAAATTACAGTCAGTTAAAAAGTAGCATACCACCCCAACAAACTGTGTTTCCCTCTGGACCAAACCAAGCACTTGCGGGCACAACATGCCAGCAGCCGGTTTCAGGGCACCATGTAACCAGTGGGCATTTTTTGCCATCTCAGAACCCCAGTATTCACCACCAGACTCCAGCTGTCGGGGCTCCGCCGCCCCCCCCACCACCGCCACCTGCTCCAGGATCCCATCTTGTGCAGCAGCCAAGTTCTCATCAGCAGCATGCCGTGGCCCACGTCGTGGGCCCCGTGCACGCAGTCGCTGTGGCTCCGGGGTCACACATCCATTCTCAAGCTGCCGGTCACCATCTGCCGCCGCCTCCACCGCCGCCTGGTCCCCTTCCTCACCATCATCCGACTCACCCCACCACAGGTCACCAAGGTTTGCAAGCACAACACCAGCACGTAGTCAATTCGGCTCCGCCTCctccaccgccgccgccacctgcCACCGTTTTAGGCTCTGGGCATCACACGGCATCGGCGCAAGGATTGCACCATGCATCTCACCAGGGCCCCCCACTTTTCCCCTCCAGCGCTCATTCAACAGTCACTTCCTACCCCTCGCAGCCTCATCATACACCTTTGGGACCTGGACCTCAGCATCAGCCTGCTGGCACGGGACCTCACTGCCCACTCCCAGGTCAGGGTCCTCACATCCAGCCTCAAGGACCAAGCAGTATTCCAACACCTACCGCTTCCGGGTTCTGTCCTCATCCTGGCTCTGTATCCCTTCCTCACGGTGTGCAAGGACCTCAGCAGGCATCTCCGGTGCCTGGGCAAATACCTATTCACAGAGCACAGGTGCCACCAACTTTTCAAAACAATTATCATGGGTCAGGGTGGCATTAA